From a region of the Chondrinema litorale genome:
- a CDS encoding SusC/RagA family TonB-linked outer membrane protein, which produces MKLKILRQVLLMSKYGFLGICLQALFCSLLLAKETNAQKVSMEEIYITANLKDATIKDAFDLISLKTPFKFAYELTNADLKEKVDLQRLNSNYHKETLANLLRDISKTSNLKFKRINNNIFVSAKEAFADPIEEIISLNSFQVKGVVTSSDDGEPLPGVSILIKGTQTGTTTNLNGEYTLDVNEGDILLFSFIGYQTQEATIGSKTTLNIALEFDQEQLEEVIVIGYGTVKKSDLTGSVSALKSEDLNPGANASVDQMMQGRAAGVQISQSSSEPGGGLSIRIRGSSSINAGNEPLYVIDGFPIDNSSNLSGSGLSSDPNNVGAAQAIGSNLSPKNPLNSLNPNDIESIEILKDASATAIYGSRGANGVVLITTKKGSNDKLTVSYNTYFGTQSVAKQIDVMDAEQYMNFINDISADRGNSEVFSTSDISTIGSGTTWQDEIYRSAPISDNNVSLSGGVGNSKIYASIDYFNQKGILKNTGIKKYIGRLNLDSKLGENTNIGFNINTSHIADQNGIDGVNTNESAGPIYTSLLYDPTEPIFNADGSYAVSENLTINNPMSLIDGVKSKSQTDRTLANFYVSYKIIDGLIAKLNLGSDISNVKRDVFVSTLTNRGEALGGYADVTSSRRSSILGEYTMNYSKEINENHRFDVLGGVTYQKFYFSVFNANINGFPTDDIETNNLSLGDTNTDNLYSNKEDNTLFSYLGRINYTLFDKFLLTGSIRADGSSRFGDNNKYGYFPSFAFGYKMSEEAFVPDFFEELKFRASWGQTGNQEISNYASQLTFGTGSFVVFDGQIQGSTNPLRIANPDLKWETTTQFNVGLDASMLSGRINVTLDYFSKSTTDLLFNLALPQSSGYSSILTNVGEVSNKGVEILINSTNISTKDFSWNTSLNFTSIKNEVVDLGRIDQITTGYLQVVGGNSAIIKEGSPLASYYGYEITGIQQEGDEIPGYPKFKDQNGDDQITTADQTIVGDPFPDFTYGINNQFEYKNWGLSFFFQGMEGGDLFNVMAAESMYPANDRRNRMTMMMDRWTPTNTDAAWPSATNPNSYPAGSAGKVNSLTIMDASYFRLKNVQISYNVPTQNISFLSTLRLYATGQNLFTITDYPGYDPEANAFGRNNVKVDYASYPLARTFMVGLNATF; this is translated from the coding sequence ATGAAATTGAAAATACTAAGACAAGTATTACTTATGTCTAAATATGGATTTTTAGGAATATGCCTCCAAGCATTGTTTTGCAGCCTATTATTGGCAAAAGAAACAAATGCCCAAAAAGTAAGTATGGAGGAAATTTACATTACAGCAAATCTCAAAGATGCAACTATTAAAGACGCTTTTGATTTAATCTCGCTTAAAACGCCTTTTAAATTTGCCTATGAACTTACAAATGCAGATTTAAAAGAGAAAGTAGACTTGCAGCGTCTTAATTCAAATTATCATAAAGAAACACTGGCAAATCTTTTAAGAGATATCTCCAAAACCTCAAATCTTAAATTTAAACGCATTAATAATAATATTTTTGTAAGTGCTAAAGAAGCTTTTGCAGATCCTATAGAAGAAATTATATCATTAAATAGTTTCCAAGTTAAAGGAGTAGTTACATCTTCAGATGATGGCGAACCATTGCCTGGTGTAAGTATTCTAATAAAAGGTACTCAAACTGGTACTACAACTAACTTAAATGGTGAATATACCTTAGATGTAAATGAAGGAGATATACTTCTATTTAGTTTTATTGGCTATCAAACTCAAGAAGCAACAATAGGTTCCAAAACAACCTTAAATATTGCATTGGAGTTTGACCAAGAGCAGTTAGAAGAAGTAATTGTGATTGGATATGGTACGGTAAAGAAAAGTGATTTAACTGGTTCTGTATCAGCGTTAAAATCGGAAGATTTAAATCCGGGAGCCAATGCTTCTGTAGATCAAATGATGCAGGGTAGAGCTGCTGGTGTTCAAATTTCACAGAGTAGTTCGGAGCCAGGTGGTGGATTATCAATCAGAATTAGAGGATCAAGTTCAATTAATGCTGGTAATGAGCCTCTGTATGTAATAGATGGATTTCCGATTGACAATAGTTCTAATCTATCAGGAAGTGGTCTTTCATCAGATCCAAATAATGTTGGCGCAGCACAAGCGATTGGCTCTAATTTATCGCCCAAAAATCCTTTAAACTCATTAAATCCAAATGATATAGAGTCGATAGAGATTCTTAAAGATGCTTCTGCAACAGCAATTTATGGCTCTAGAGGTGCAAATGGAGTTGTATTAATTACCACCAAAAAAGGGAGCAATGATAAATTAACCGTAAGTTATAATACATACTTTGGTACTCAATCTGTTGCAAAACAAATTGATGTTATGGATGCTGAACAGTATATGAATTTTATTAATGATATTTCGGCAGACAGGGGTAACTCAGAAGTATTTTCAACATCAGATATTTCAACAATAGGTTCTGGTACAACTTGGCAAGATGAGATTTATAGAAGCGCTCCTATTTCTGATAATAATGTTTCTTTATCTGGTGGAGTTGGCAATTCTAAAATTTATGCTTCTATCGATTACTTTAATCAAAAAGGTATTCTCAAGAATACAGGTATAAAAAAATATATTGGAAGGCTAAATCTTGATTCTAAGTTAGGTGAAAATACCAATATCGGCTTTAATATCAATACAAGTCATATTGCAGATCAAAACGGAATAGATGGTGTAAATACAAATGAAAGTGCAGGCCCGATTTATACTTCTTTGTTATACGATCCTACAGAACCAATTTTTAATGCAGATGGATCTTATGCTGTGTCTGAGAATCTTACAATAAATAATCCGATGAGCTTAATTGATGGTGTTAAGAGTAAAAGCCAGACAGATAGAACTCTTGCTAACTTTTATGTTTCGTATAAAATTATTGATGGATTAATAGCAAAGCTGAATTTAGGCTCAGACATTTCAAATGTTAAAAGAGATGTATTTGTGAGCACACTTACAAATAGAGGAGAAGCCCTTGGAGGATATGCTGATGTAACATCGTCCAGACGGTCAAGTATACTAGGTGAGTATACCATGAATTACTCCAAAGAAATAAATGAAAACCACAGATTTGATGTACTCGGTGGAGTAACTTACCAGAAGTTTTACTTTAGTGTTTTTAATGCTAATATAAATGGTTTTCCAACTGATGATATTGAAACAAACAACCTAAGTTTAGGTGATACCAATACTGACAATTTGTATAGTAACAAAGAAGACAATACACTATTCTCTTATTTAGGAAGGATAAATTATACTTTGTTTGATAAATTTCTTTTGACAGGTTCAATTAGAGCAGATGGTTCTTCACGCTTTGGAGATAACAATAAGTATGGCTATTTCCCATCATTTGCTTTCGGTTACAAAATGTCAGAAGAGGCTTTTGTTCCTGATTTTTTTGAAGAACTTAAATTTAGAGCAAGTTGGGGACAAACAGGTAACCAAGAAATTTCGAACTATGCCTCCCAACTTACTTTTGGTACAGGATCATTTGTAGTGTTTGACGGCCAAATACAAGGAAGTACCAATCCATTAAGAATAGCAAATCCTGATTTAAAATGGGAAACAACCACCCAATTTAATGTGGGTCTTGATGCAAGTATGTTAAGTGGCAGAATAAACGTTACTTTAGATTACTTCTCTAAAAGCACAACCGACCTCTTATTTAACTTAGCTTTACCACAGTCTTCTGGTTATTCTTCTATCTTGACTAATGTTGGTGAAGTATCTAATAAAGGTGTAGAAATACTTATAAATTCTACGAATATCTCAACAAAAGACTTCTCGTGGAACACTTCTCTCAACTTCACCTCAATTAAAAATGAAGTAGTAGATTTAGGCAGAATTGATCAAATTACTACAGGTTACTTACAAGTAGTTGGGGGCAACTCTGCTATAATTAAAGAGGGATCGCCACTAGCTTCTTATTATGGATATGAAATTACAGGCATCCAGCAAGAAGGCGATGAAATACCAGGCTATCCGAAATTCAAAGATCAAAATGGTGATGATCAAATTACTACAGCAGATCAAACAATCGTTGGAGATCCTTTTCCAGATTTTACCTATGGAATTAATAATCAATTTGAATATAAAAATTGGGGTTTGAGTTTTTTCTTTCAAGGAATGGAAGGGGGTGATTTATTTAATGTAATGGCAGCGGAAAGCATGTATCCAGCTAATGACAGAAGAAATCGAATGACAATGATGATGGATAGATGGACACCAACAAATACAGATGCTGCATGGCCATCAGCTACAAATCCAAATTCTTATCCGGCTGGTTCAGCAGGCAAGGTAAATTCACTAACAATTATGGATGCATCTTATTTTAGATTGAAAAATGTGCAAATCAGTTATAATGTACCTACACAAAACATTAGTTTCCTAAGCACATTGCGCTTATATGCCACTGGACAAAACCTGTTTACAATTACAGATTATCCAGGCTACGATCCTGAAGCAAATGCATTTGGTAGAAACAATGTGAAGGTTGATTATGCGAGCTATCCGTTGGCTCGTACATTCATGGTAGGCTTAAATGCTACATTTTAA
- a CDS encoding RagB/SusD family nutrient uptake outer membrane protein yields MKSYKIYILFAWAFLSVTACEEPLDENIYSQLTPSTLFTTEDGISSVMNSAYAYSHRAGVVETWSALYLGASAAGEIWGAGGSIEALWTQLQDFTWTATHAQIISLWPNYYYGIRDANIVLDNIENSAFSDDFIKTTTAEALFVRGWCYSELFNLYGPLPLYTSSTDDPLQARATEAETKTQIESDLTNALASLPDVSEFGKANKGTARAVLCKYYLNSKQWQKAADMAQAVIDMGTYSLQANYSDIFSLTNEGNSEMVWALPKDGAVQDVANNYLALTYPNKATYPEPYPNNNSYAAVTYLFDDFVNSFDPADIRKELIVTSWTNVSGVPQQGLGNDKSIPGKYPWDPNSVSANQGNDVPAIRYADILLSRAEALNELSGPTQEAIDLINQVRERAQAPLLQLADYDQSSLLNAILQERRWEFFHEGKNREDLLRHDMFISDAVARGKNATAYQALYPIPQYDIDANPLLEQNDGY; encoded by the coding sequence ATGAAATCATATAAAATATATATATTATTTGCATGGGCATTTTTAAGTGTAACAGCTTGTGAAGAGCCTTTAGATGAAAATATTTACTCTCAGTTAACACCATCAACTCTTTTTACAACAGAAGATGGAATTAGTTCAGTAATGAATTCTGCATATGCTTATTCTCATCGAGCAGGAGTGGTAGAAACTTGGTCTGCACTTTATTTGGGAGCGAGTGCAGCAGGCGAAATTTGGGGTGCAGGTGGAAGTATTGAAGCATTATGGACACAGCTACAAGATTTTACTTGGACAGCCACTCATGCACAAATTATATCTCTTTGGCCAAACTATTATTATGGTATTAGAGATGCAAATATAGTTTTAGATAATATCGAAAATTCGGCATTTAGTGATGATTTTATCAAAACAACTACAGCAGAGGCACTTTTTGTAAGAGGTTGGTGCTATTCAGAATTATTCAACCTTTATGGACCACTTCCATTGTACACATCATCAACCGACGATCCTTTACAGGCAAGAGCCACAGAGGCTGAAACAAAAACCCAAATTGAATCAGATTTAACCAATGCACTAGCAAGTTTACCAGATGTTTCTGAGTTTGGTAAAGCCAATAAAGGAACGGCTCGCGCTGTACTGTGTAAGTATTATTTAAACTCAAAGCAATGGCAAAAAGCAGCCGATATGGCACAAGCAGTAATCGATATGGGTACTTATAGCCTACAAGCTAACTATAGTGACATATTTTCACTTACAAATGAAGGAAATAGTGAGATGGTGTGGGCATTACCAAAAGATGGTGCGGTGCAAGATGTAGCTAACAACTATCTGGCACTAACCTATCCTAATAAGGCAACTTATCCGGAGCCATATCCAAATAATAACTCTTATGCTGCGGTAACTTATCTGTTTGATGACTTTGTGAATTCTTTTGACCCAGCAGACATAAGGAAAGAGCTAATCGTGACCTCATGGACCAATGTTTCTGGAGTTCCTCAACAGGGTTTAGGTAATGATAAATCAATCCCTGGCAAGTATCCTTGGGATCCAAATTCAGTAAGTGCCAATCAAGGAAATGATGTTCCTGCAATCCGCTATGCAGATATCTTGCTTTCCAGAGCAGAAGCATTAAATGAATTATCAGGTCCTACACAAGAGGCAATTGATCTCATTAATCAGGTTCGTGAAAGAGCACAGGCGCCATTATTACAACTTGCAGATTATGATCAAAGCTCTTTATTGAATGCAATTTTACAGGAAAGAAGATGGGAGTTTTTTCATGAAGGAAAAAACAGAGAAGATTTACTAAGACATGATATGTTTATATCTGATGCAGTAGCAAGAGGAAAAAATGCTACGGCTTATCAAGCTTTATATCCTATTCCGCAATATGATATTGATGCGAATCCTTTATTAGAGCAAAACGATGGTTACTAG
- a CDS encoding sulfatase family protein: MKTTKYQKILSRLAIPLGFILGFIACTTPTKEPSEVPNKANGKPTNFIIIFADDLGYGDLSTFGHPTIRTPNLDRMAVEGQKWTNFYVGASVCTPSRAALLTGRLPIRNGMTSRVNRVLFPDSKNGLPQTEVTIAEQMKKAGYATAAIGKWHLGHKEEFLPTSHGFDYYYGIPYSNDMDNIIPFRSAQGYFDFWKSPERKDIKTFNVPLMRNTEIIERPADQNTITRRYTEEAMKFVTENKEKPFFLYLAHNLPHVPLFASNDFEGKSPRGLYGDVVEEIDFWIGELLNTLKENGLDKNTMVVFTSDNGPWLIMNQEGGSAGLLRDGKGSTWEGGMREPTIFWAPGSIKPGIVTDLGTTMDLFTTLSNMVGVPIPNDRIVDGLDLSGTLFEGKKSPRNDMFYYRGDWLYAVRVGDYKAHFITQEPYGSEVIRHDPPLLYNLSVDPSEKYDIAKENPEVIEQIREVMKAHDEKMVKGPDMLKDREGTSSK, translated from the coding sequence ATGAAGACTACTAAATATCAAAAAATTTTATCGCGGCTTGCAATTCCATTAGGATTCATATTGGGTTTTATTGCTTGTACTACTCCAACTAAAGAGCCAAGCGAGGTACCTAATAAAGCCAATGGAAAACCGACAAACTTTATAATCATCTTTGCAGATGACCTTGGTTATGGTGATTTAAGTACATTTGGACACCCTACTATTCGTACGCCTAATCTAGATAGAATGGCAGTAGAAGGCCAGAAGTGGACAAATTTTTATGTTGGTGCAAGTGTATGTACTCCAAGTCGTGCAGCTTTACTTACTGGCAGATTACCAATAAGAAATGGTATGACTAGCCGCGTAAACCGTGTACTTTTTCCAGATTCTAAAAATGGACTTCCACAAACTGAGGTAACCATTGCCGAGCAAATGAAAAAAGCTGGTTATGCAACTGCTGCAATAGGAAAATGGCATTTAGGACACAAAGAAGAATTTCTGCCAACAAGCCATGGCTTCGATTACTATTATGGCATTCCATATAGCAACGATATGGATAATATTATTCCATTTAGATCCGCTCAGGGATATTTTGACTTTTGGAAATCTCCAGAACGAAAAGATATAAAAACCTTTAATGTCCCATTGATGCGCAATACAGAAATAATAGAAAGACCAGCCGATCAAAATACGATTACAAGAAGATATACCGAAGAGGCAATGAAGTTTGTTACAGAGAACAAAGAGAAACCTTTCTTTCTATATCTAGCTCATAATTTACCCCATGTGCCATTATTTGCATCTAATGATTTTGAAGGAAAAAGCCCAAGAGGTTTATATGGTGACGTAGTTGAAGAAATCGATTTCTGGATAGGTGAGCTTTTAAATACGCTTAAAGAGAATGGTTTAGACAAAAACACAATGGTTGTTTTTACTTCAGACAATGGCCCATGGTTAATAATGAATCAGGAAGGTGGAAGTGCTGGTTTACTTCGAGATGGTAAAGGCTCTACTTGGGAAGGAGGTATGCGTGAACCAACTATATTCTGGGCACCAGGAAGTATTAAGCCTGGCATTGTAACAGACTTGGGTACTACTATGGACCTTTTTACCACTTTAAGTAATATGGTTGGTGTGCCAATTCCTAACGATCGAATAGTTGATGGTTTAGACCTTAGTGGAACTTTGTTTGAAGGAAAGAAAAGTCCTAGAAATGATATGTTTTATTATCGTGGAGACTGGTTATATGCAGTTAGGGTGGGAGATTACAAAGCACATTTTATTACTCAAGAGCCTTATGGCAGTGAGGTAATTAGACATGATCCACCTCTGCTTTATAACTTAAGTGTAGATCCTTCTGAAAAATACGATATCGCTAAAGAAAATCCGGAAGTAATTGAACAAATAAGGGAGGTAATGAAAGCGCACGACGAAAAAATGGTGAAAGGTCCAGATATGTTGAAAGATAGGGAAGGAACTTCTTCGAAGTAA
- a CDS encoding sulfatase-like hydrolase/transferase codes for MKSTYKLLLITKIYLLSILPLVTHAQESDLHPNILWIVCEDIGPYIGAYSYKGVKTPNIDQLAREGELYTRAYTTAGVCAPSRSCLVTGMYQTSIGTMHMRTLNYDNPKNTPVPDYSAVIPPFVKCFPEYLRIAGYYTTNNEKQDYQFEPPVTVWDENSAAASWQNREKGQPFFSIFNLAISHEMNLFIREDEAYTVDPDNVVVPAFYPQTETAKKAVARQLTNIEKMDSQVGEIIAKLKEDGLYDNTWIFFYSDHGGALP; via the coding sequence ATGAAATCAACCTATAAATTACTACTTATTACAAAGATTTATCTCTTGAGCATATTGCCTCTTGTTACTCATGCTCAAGAGAGTGATTTACATCCCAACATTCTCTGGATTGTCTGCGAAGATATTGGTCCATATATAGGTGCATATAGTTATAAAGGTGTGAAAACACCGAATATAGATCAGTTAGCTCGGGAGGGAGAACTTTACACTAGGGCATATACTACAGCAGGTGTATGTGCACCTAGTAGGTCTTGTTTGGTAACGGGAATGTATCAGACGTCAATAGGCACAATGCATATGAGAACGTTGAATTATGATAATCCAAAAAACACACCGGTACCAGATTACTCAGCAGTTATTCCTCCTTTTGTTAAATGTTTTCCTGAGTATTTACGAATAGCAGGTTACTATACAACAAACAACGAGAAACAAGATTATCAATTTGAACCTCCTGTTACAGTGTGGGATGAAAATAGTGCAGCAGCTTCTTGGCAAAATAGAGAGAAAGGTCAACCATTTTTTTCCATATTTAATTTAGCTATCTCACATGAGATGAATCTTTTTATAAGAGAGGATGAAGCATATACAGTCGATCCAGATAATGTTGTAGTTCCTGCTTTCTATCCACAAACAGAAACTGCAAAAAAAGCTGTTGCCAGACAGCTTACCAATATCGAAAAAATGGATAGCCAAGTAGGCGAAATTATAGCTAAGTTGAAAGAAGATGGTTTGTATGATAATACATGGATATTTTTTTATAGCGATCATGGAGGAGCGCTACCTTGA
- a CDS encoding sulfatase/phosphatase domain-containing protein produces the protein MKRELLERGTHIPLIVKYPNAKNAGTVNDNLVSAVDFAPSVLSIAGVTIPAYMQGQAFLGDQKVDYPRKYIYAARDRVSVKYDRVRAVSDGRFKYLYNYMPELPYYQDLNFRKSIPLMKEILAQKENGELNPMMMKWFDTKPVEELYDTQTDPDEFNNLATDSKYADKLNEMRAAFQTWRSITGDMAEKPEKEMIEDWWNGKNEPPITAQPVVYQADAGIKLFCDTEGASIGYQILKKGELIDEKLTHKILSWDFASILGRVGKNGESFESDRPWKVYEPDKPIILEKDEKLVIKARRIGYKESTLTYVEKSEY, from the coding sequence ATGAAACGTGAGTTATTAGAAAGGGGAACTCATATTCCATTAATTGTAAAATACCCTAATGCAAAAAATGCAGGTACAGTAAATGATAATTTGGTAAGTGCAGTAGATTTTGCTCCATCAGTATTATCAATTGCAGGCGTAACTATTCCAGCATATATGCAAGGGCAAGCTTTTTTAGGAGATCAGAAAGTTGATTATCCAAGAAAATATATATATGCTGCTCGCGACAGAGTATCGGTAAAATATGATAGGGTTCGAGCTGTAAGTGATGGACGCTTTAAGTATCTCTATAATTACATGCCGGAGTTGCCTTATTATCAAGATCTAAATTTCAGGAAAAGCATTCCATTAATGAAAGAAATACTAGCTCAAAAAGAGAATGGTGAGTTAAATCCAATGATGATGAAGTGGTTCGATACCAAACCAGTAGAAGAATTATACGATACTCAGACTGATCCGGATGAATTTAATAACCTTGCTACTGACTCAAAATATGCAGATAAATTGAACGAGATGCGTGCTGCCTTTCAAACATGGAGATCAATTACCGGAGATATGGCAGAAAAACCTGAAAAGGAAATGATCGAAGATTGGTGGAATGGTAAAAATGAACCTCCTATTACTGCGCAGCCTGTTGTTTATCAGGCAGATGCTGGTATCAAGCTTTTTTGTGATACTGAGGGGGCATCTATTGGTTATCAAATATTAAAAAAAGGAGAACTCATCGATGAAAAATTAACTCACAAAATTCTCTCTTGGGATTTTGCCAGTATACTAGGTAGAGTAGGAAAAAATGGTGAAAGCTTTGAGTCAGACAGACCGTGGAAAGTTTACGAACCAGATAAACCAATTATACTTGAGAAAGATGAAAAATTGGTAATTAAAGCAAGAAGAATAGGCTACAAAGAATCAACACTAACATATGTTGAAAAGAGTGAGTACTAA
- a CDS encoding sulfatase family protein translates to MNTQKLIHTTLIGLVFITLIGCKTEKTEVPPPQRPNILFIMSDDHAYQAISAYGGELAEVAPTPNIDRLADQGMRFNNCLVTNSICGPSRATILTGKYSHLNGFIDNTIGSEFDFSQQTFTKVLQKSGYQTAIIGKLHLGNTPTGFDYFDILPDQGDYYNPTFINQEGRYKLEGYATEIITDKTIEWLKGRKDSDQPFMVMMQHKAPHRAWEPGPNELGMYEDVTFPEPETLFDDYSGNRDAAELNNMTISKTMYMDRDLKMSDEPRRGLNEQQLSLWDSVYKPVLDEFKKTNPTGEELVRFKYQRYMKDYLSCVSAVDKSVGKVLDYLKENGLDKNTIVVYTSDQGFYLGEHGWFDKRWMYRESLRTPLLISWPGVIKAKTVNNELVSNLDFGETFLDIAGAEIPAEMQGKSMLPILKGEKPNDWREAHYYHYYEHPSEHNVMRHYGITTDKYKLIHFYYDIDHWELFDLEKDPEEMQNVYGEPTYAEIQEQLHKQLEELRAEYKDNDSLNQQFIDEYNEKVKANPLIEYWKLAPDEMQRLYREYMQKQGEK, encoded by the coding sequence ATGAATACCCAAAAACTAATTCATACTACATTAATAGGTTTAGTTTTCATTACATTAATTGGATGCAAGACGGAGAAAACTGAAGTACCGCCACCACAAAGGCCAAACATACTTTTTATAATGAGTGACGATCATGCCTACCAAGCAATTAGTGCTTATGGTGGTGAATTGGCTGAGGTCGCACCTACACCCAATATCGATCGATTGGCAGATCAGGGTATGAGGTTCAACAATTGTTTGGTAACAAACTCGATTTGTGGGCCTTCTAGAGCTACAATTCTCACAGGTAAATACAGTCATTTAAATGGTTTTATAGACAATACCATCGGTTCGGAATTTGATTTTAGTCAACAAACCTTTACCAAAGTGTTGCAAAAGTCAGGCTATCAAACAGCAATTATTGGTAAATTGCATTTAGGTAATACACCAACTGGATTTGATTATTTCGACATTCTTCCAGATCAGGGAGACTACTACAATCCAACATTTATTAATCAGGAAGGGCGATATAAACTAGAAGGTTATGCTACAGAAATCATCACAGATAAAACCATCGAATGGCTAAAAGGTAGAAAGGATTCAGACCAGCCTTTTATGGTAATGATGCAGCACAAAGCACCTCACAGAGCTTGGGAACCAGGGCCTAATGAGTTAGGCATGTATGAAGATGTTACTTTTCCAGAACCAGAAACACTTTTCGATGATTATTCTGGTAATAGAGATGCTGCTGAGCTAAATAATATGACGATCTCCAAGACCATGTATATGGATCGAGATTTAAAAATGTCTGATGAACCAAGACGGGGGTTAAATGAGCAGCAATTATCACTTTGGGATTCGGTGTATAAGCCAGTATTAGATGAATTTAAAAAGACCAATCCTACAGGAGAAGAACTGGTAAGGTTTAAATATCAGCGCTATATGAAAGACTATCTGTCATGTGTTTCGGCGGTAGACAAAAGTGTAGGAAAAGTATTAGATTACCTAAAAGAAAATGGGCTAGATAAAAACACAATTGTAGTTTATACTTCGGATCAAGGATTCTATTTGGGTGAGCATGGTTGGTTTGATAAAAGATGGATGTACAGAGAATCGTTACGCACTCCATTGTTAATAAGCTGGCCGGGAGTTATTAAAGCAAAAACAGTTAACAACGAACTAGTATCAAATTTAGATTTTGGAGAGACTTTTCTAGATATAGCAGGAGCAGAGATTCCAGCAGAAATGCAAGGTAAAAGTATGTTGCCAATATTAAAAGGTGAAAAACCAAACGATTGGAGAGAAGCACATTATTACCATTATTACGAGCATCCATCAGAACACAATGTAATGAGGCATTATGGCATCACAACAGACAAATATAAACTGATTCATTTTTATTATGATATAGACCATTGGGAATTGTTTGATCTGGAAAAAGACCCAGAAGAGATGCAAAATGTATATGGTGAACCAACCTATGCAGAGATTCAAGAGCAATTACACAAGCAGTTAGAAGAGCTTAGAGCAGAGTACAAAGACAACGATTCATTAAATCAGCAATTTATCGATGAGTATAACGAAAAGGTAAAAGCCAACCCATTAATAGAATACTGGAAACTCGCTCCAGATGAAATGCAAAGGTTGTATAGAGAATACATGCAAAAGCAAGGGGAAAAATAG